In a single window of the Streptacidiphilus sp. P02-A3a genome:
- the glgX gene encoding glycogen debranching protein GlgX: protein MQTARQIRPGRPYPLGAAYDGPGTNFALFSEVADKVELALVAADGSERLVALTEVDDFVWHGYLPGVGPGQHYGFRVHGPHQPERGHRCDPTRLLLDPYAKAVDGQVDMLSVVVDTAFDWGDDVAPDRPYHETVIYEAHVRGLTRTHPGLPEEIRGSYAGMGHPAVVEHLTSLGVTAVELMPVHQFTQDGFLRERGLSNYWGYNSIGFFAPHNGYASTGTRGEQVGEFKSMVKALHAAGIEVILDVVFNHTAEGSDLGPTLCFRGIDNAAYYRLVDGDPAHYYDTTGTGNSLLMRHPAVLQLIMDSLRYWVQEMHVDGFRFDLAATLARQFHEVDRLSAFFDLVQQDPVVSRVKLIAEPWDLGEGGYQVGNFPPLWTEWNGRFRDAVRGFWLGEEATLPEFASRLSGSSDLYQHDRRRPLASVNFVTAHDGLTLRDLVSYNGKHNEANGEDNRDGTDDNRSWNCGAEGGTDDPDVLRLRARQQRNLLATLLLSQGVPMLAHGDELGRTQRGNNNAYCQDNELSWVDWSLDPEQRRLLEFTRDLVRLRRDHPVLRRRRFFKGPDGAGLGELVWFRPDGKPMQDSNWDWDEARAVTVFLNGEAITEPGTRGQRIVDDSFLILLNGHDEPLWFSVPGRRYGSAWTVAVDTAMAAEDRDETEFKAEGRVLLEARSTLVLIRPPLGDGSA, encoded by the coding sequence ATGCAGACCGCCAGGCAGATCCGGCCCGGACGTCCCTATCCGCTGGGAGCCGCGTACGACGGCCCGGGTACCAACTTCGCGCTGTTCTCCGAGGTCGCCGACAAGGTCGAGCTGGCGCTGGTCGCCGCCGACGGCTCGGAGCGGCTGGTCGCCCTGACCGAGGTCGACGACTTCGTCTGGCACGGCTACCTGCCCGGCGTCGGACCGGGTCAGCACTACGGCTTCCGGGTGCACGGCCCCCACCAGCCGGAGCGGGGCCACCGCTGCGACCCGACCAGGCTGCTGCTCGACCCCTACGCCAAGGCGGTCGACGGCCAGGTGGACATGCTGTCGGTGGTGGTCGACACCGCCTTCGACTGGGGTGACGACGTCGCGCCGGACCGCCCGTACCACGAGACGGTGATCTACGAGGCGCACGTGCGGGGGCTGACCCGGACCCACCCGGGACTGCCCGAGGAGATCCGCGGCAGCTACGCCGGGATGGGCCACCCGGCGGTCGTCGAGCACCTGACCTCGCTCGGGGTCACCGCGGTCGAGCTGATGCCGGTGCACCAGTTCACCCAGGACGGCTTCCTGCGGGAGCGCGGCCTGTCCAACTACTGGGGCTACAACAGCATCGGCTTCTTCGCCCCGCACAACGGCTACGCCTCGACCGGCACCCGGGGCGAGCAGGTGGGCGAGTTCAAGTCGATGGTCAAGGCGCTGCACGCGGCCGGGATCGAGGTCATCCTCGACGTCGTGTTCAACCACACCGCCGAGGGCAGCGACCTCGGGCCGACCCTGTGCTTCCGAGGCATCGACAACGCCGCCTACTACCGGCTGGTGGACGGGGACCCGGCGCACTACTACGACACCACCGGTACCGGGAACAGCCTGCTGATGCGGCACCCGGCGGTGCTGCAACTGATCATGGACTCGCTGCGCTACTGGGTCCAGGAGATGCACGTCGACGGGTTCCGCTTCGACCTGGCGGCCACCCTCGCCCGGCAGTTCCACGAGGTGGACCGGCTGTCGGCGTTCTTCGACCTGGTCCAGCAGGATCCGGTGGTCAGCCGCGTCAAGCTGATCGCCGAGCCCTGGGACCTGGGGGAGGGCGGCTACCAGGTGGGCAACTTCCCACCGCTGTGGACCGAGTGGAACGGCAGGTTCCGGGACGCCGTGCGCGGCTTCTGGCTCGGCGAGGAGGCCACCCTGCCGGAGTTCGCCTCCCGGCTGTCCGGCTCCTCCGACCTCTACCAGCACGACCGGCGCCGCCCCCTGGCCAGCGTCAACTTCGTCACCGCGCACGACGGCCTCACCCTGCGCGACCTGGTCTCCTACAACGGCAAGCACAACGAGGCCAACGGCGAGGACAACCGGGACGGCACCGACGACAACCGCTCCTGGAACTGCGGCGCCGAAGGCGGGACCGACGATCCGGACGTGCTGCGGCTGCGTGCCCGCCAGCAGCGCAACCTGCTGGCCACGCTCCTGCTCTCGCAGGGCGTCCCGATGCTGGCGCACGGGGACGAACTCGGCCGCACCCAGCGGGGCAACAACAACGCCTACTGCCAGGACAACGAGCTGTCCTGGGTGGACTGGTCGCTCGACCCGGAGCAGCGCCGGCTCCTGGAGTTCACCCGCGACCTGGTCCGGCTGCGCCGGGACCATCCGGTGCTGCGGCGCAGGCGCTTCTTCAAGGGCCCGGACGGCGCCGGGCTCGGCGAGCTGGTCTGGTTCCGGCCCGACGGCAAGCCCATGCAGGACAGCAACTGGGACTGGGACGAGGCCCGCGCGGTCACGGTCTTCCTCAACGGCGAGGCGATCACCGAGCCCGGGACCAGAGGCCAGCGGATCGTCGACGACTCCTTCCTGATCCTGCTGAACGGCCACGACGAACCGTTGTGGTTCAGCGTCCCGGGCCGCCGCTACGGCTCCGCCTGGACCGTGGCGGTGGACACCGCGATGGCGGCCGAAGACCGCGACGAGACCGAGTTCAAGGCCGAGGGCCGGGTGCTGCTGGAAGCCCGCAGCACCCTGGTCCTGATCCGCCCCCCGCTCGGAGACGGGAGCGCCTGA
- a CDS encoding mechanosensitive ion channel domain-containing protein → MKTTDRKFSGRAVARRIRPSGIRVRKAVLTTSLALIGLAVSTHYGGLLGEPGPHHPLADRAVAGASAVVFLVCALVAVRGATEDLVSLVPGRFGDTRVTTLRMLCLLTGYAMVVLGSLSLLHVPWSKLILGGALTGVIVGIAAQPVLGNIFAGLVLLTARPFHIAEDVTIRAGALGGAVQGRVTDMTLLFVQLRTSDGTVLLPNSAVLSAAIAPADRPGAAGRGAAATREEPGSTEP, encoded by the coding sequence ATGAAGACCACCGACAGGAAGTTCTCCGGCCGGGCCGTGGCCCGCAGGATCCGCCCGAGCGGGATCCGGGTCCGCAAGGCAGTGCTGACCACCTCGCTGGCACTGATCGGACTGGCCGTGTCCACGCACTACGGCGGGCTGCTCGGCGAACCCGGCCCGCACCATCCGCTGGCCGACCGGGCGGTGGCGGGCGCCAGCGCGGTGGTCTTCCTGGTCTGCGCGCTGGTCGCGGTCCGGGGCGCGACCGAGGACCTGGTGTCGCTGGTGCCCGGCCGGTTCGGCGACACCAGGGTCACCACGCTGCGGATGCTGTGCCTGCTGACCGGCTACGCCATGGTCGTGCTCGGTTCGCTGAGCCTGCTGCACGTGCCGTGGAGCAAGCTGATCCTCGGCGGAGCGCTCACCGGCGTCATCGTCGGCATCGCCGCCCAGCCGGTGCTGGGCAACATCTTCGCCGGACTGGTGCTGCTGACCGCGCGTCCGTTCCACATCGCGGAGGACGTCACAATCCGGGCCGGCGCCCTGGGCGGCGCCGTGCAGGGCAGGGTCACCGACATGACCCTGCTGTTCGTGCAGCTGCGCACCTCGGACGGGACGGTGCTGCTGCCGAACAGCGCGGTGCTGAGCGCCGCGATCGCGCCCGCCGACCGTCCCGGCGCCGCGGGCCGGGGCGCCGCCGCGACTCGCGAAGAGCCGGGATCCACTGAACCATAG
- a CDS encoding patatin-like phospholipase family protein yields MTVTATTARRGCAFVLGGGGALGAHEVGMLQALLEAGIKPDLVVGTSVGAINGALVAADPTPRAVERLGSLWRGMGRSGVFAGSLVDRVGSAVRNRTSLYSDGPLRTLLERDLGSPDIEDLAVPYQCVAACVERSAEHWFSSGPLVPAILASAAVPGLLPPVRIGDEHFLDGGLVNSIPVGRAVALGARTVFVLQVGRIEQPLTAPRQPWEVASVCFEIARRHRFARDMEDLPDDVTVHVLPTGADPGQRVSAARQLRYRDFGTAGERIERAHRASRAYLESLDPATPPDPER; encoded by the coding sequence GTGACCGTGACCGCGACGACCGCCCGCCGGGGCTGCGCCTTCGTCCTCGGCGGCGGCGGTGCGCTGGGGGCCCACGAGGTGGGCATGCTCCAGGCCCTGCTGGAGGCCGGGATCAAGCCCGACCTGGTGGTCGGCACATCGGTCGGCGCGATCAACGGGGCGCTGGTCGCCGCCGACCCCACTCCGCGCGCGGTGGAGCGGCTGGGCAGCCTGTGGCGTGGGATGGGCCGGTCCGGGGTCTTCGCCGGATCGCTGGTCGACCGGGTCGGCAGCGCCGTCCGCAACCGTACCTCCCTCTACTCCGACGGCCCGCTGCGCACCCTGCTGGAGCGGGATCTGGGGAGCCCCGACATCGAGGACCTCGCGGTCCCCTACCAGTGCGTCGCCGCCTGCGTCGAACGCTCGGCCGAGCACTGGTTCAGCAGCGGCCCGCTGGTTCCGGCGATCCTGGCCTCGGCGGCCGTTCCGGGGCTGCTGCCGCCGGTGCGCATCGGCGACGAGCACTTCCTCGACGGCGGCCTGGTCAACAGCATCCCGGTCGGCCGGGCCGTCGCCCTGGGCGCCCGTACCGTGTTCGTGCTCCAGGTGGGCCGGATCGAGCAGCCGCTGACGGCCCCCCGGCAGCCCTGGGAGGTCGCCTCGGTCTGCTTCGAGATCGCCCGCAGGCACCGTTTCGCCAGGGACATGGAGGACCTGCCGGACGACGTCACCGTCCACGTGCTGCCGACCGGGGCCGACCCCGGGCAGCGGGTGAGTGCGGCCCGGCAGCTGCGCTACCGGGACTTCGGCACCGCCGGGGAACGCATCGAGCGCGCCCACCGGGCCTCCCGGGCCTACCTGGAGTCGCTGGACCCGGCGACGCCGCCGGATCCCGAGCGGTGA
- a CDS encoding RNA polymerase sigma factor SigF — MVVTATEQATERVTDQAEGVAEHVDYFPGLDLSVPGKASPTDARAMSKVLFARMTELEEGTHEYQYVRNTLIELNMALVRFAAGRFRNRSEPMEDMVQVGTIGLIKAIDRFDPDRGIEFTTFALPTITGEIKRFFRDTSWAVHVPRRLQELRLVLARANDGLEQVIGRPPTAQELAEHLDLPVDEVREGMVAANGYTPSSLDAQALSGESRDEESGFLARLGKVDPGIEQTENLICLKPLIADLPERDRRILSMRFGAEMTQTEIGAELGISQMHVSRLLNRALAELRTGLLAER, encoded by the coding sequence ATGGTTGTGACGGCGACCGAACAGGCGACCGAACGCGTGACCGACCAGGCCGAGGGCGTGGCGGAGCACGTCGACTACTTCCCCGGCCTGGACCTGTCGGTCCCGGGCAAGGCGTCGCCGACCGACGCCCGGGCCATGTCCAAGGTGCTGTTCGCCCGGATGACGGAACTTGAGGAGGGGACCCACGAGTACCAGTACGTGCGCAACACCCTGATCGAGTTGAACATGGCGCTGGTGCGGTTCGCCGCGGGCCGGTTCCGCAACCGCAGCGAGCCGATGGAGGACATGGTCCAGGTCGGCACCATCGGCCTGATCAAGGCCATCGACCGGTTCGACCCCGACCGGGGGATCGAGTTCACCACCTTCGCGCTGCCCACCATCACCGGCGAGATCAAGCGGTTCTTCCGCGACACCAGCTGGGCCGTGCACGTGCCGCGCCGACTGCAGGAGCTGCGGCTGGTGCTGGCCCGGGCGAACGACGGCCTGGAGCAGGTGATCGGGCGCCCGCCGACGGCGCAGGAGCTCGCCGAGCACCTGGACCTGCCGGTGGACGAGGTCCGCGAGGGCATGGTCGCGGCCAACGGCTACACCCCCAGCTCGCTGGACGCGCAGGCGCTGAGCGGGGAGTCGCGGGACGAGGAGTCCGGGTTCCTGGCCCGCCTCGGCAAGGTCGACCCGGGCATCGAGCAGACGGAGAACCTGATCTGCCTCAAGCCGCTGATCGCGGACCTGCCCGAGCGCGACCGCCGCATCCTGTCGATGCGCTTCGGCGCGGAGATGACCCAGACCGAGATCGGCGCCGAGCTGGGCATCTCCCAGATGCACGTCTCCCGGCTGCTCAACCGGGCGCTGGCGGAACTGCGCACCGGCCTGCTCGCCGAGCGCTGA
- a CDS encoding 1-acyl-sn-glycerol-3-phosphate acyltransferase, giving the protein MSADGVPAAARRLATFPALLVLTPVAGALFALCLVLTGPVSLLRRGGWRPVRLSGFLLLYLLAELVGLGLAALDLLGPRAGRQARAYARLGSLLAFLCRAAVPVFGLRVEVTGPPPPATEGPGRPLLVLARHAGPGDSFLLVHSLITHAGLRPRVVLKRALRLDPCLDVLLGRVPHCYVPPDAAPHRTAGEIGELAADMGPGDALVLFPEGGNFTEHRRQRAIRWLRRHGRAREAAKTERLRHVLPPRTDGTLAALASASGADVVFVAHTGLDDMVSVRTLYRGVPLRRTVRATWWRVTAEEVPAGTEQRADWLRAQWARVDAWIDAWIDAQP; this is encoded by the coding sequence GTGAGCGCGGACGGCGTTCCCGCGGCCGCCCGCCGACTGGCCACCTTCCCCGCCCTGCTCGTGCTGACCCCGGTCGCGGGGGCGCTCTTCGCCCTCTGCCTGGTGCTCACCGGCCCGGTGTCGCTGCTGCGCCGCGGCGGCTGGCGGCCGGTCCGGCTGAGCGGTTTCCTGCTGCTCTACCTGCTGGCCGAGCTGGTGGGGCTGGGTCTGGCGGCGCTGGACCTGCTCGGCCCGCGCGCCGGTCGGCAGGCCCGTGCCTACGCCCGGCTCGGTTCGCTGCTGGCCTTCCTGTGCCGGGCGGCGGTACCGGTGTTCGGGCTGCGGGTCGAGGTGACCGGCCCGCCGCCCCCGGCCACCGAGGGCCCCGGCCGACCGCTGCTGGTGCTCGCCCGGCACGCCGGTCCCGGGGACTCGTTCCTGCTGGTCCACTCGTTGATCACGCATGCCGGACTGCGGCCGCGGGTGGTCCTCAAGCGGGCGCTGCGGCTGGATCCCTGCCTGGACGTCCTGCTCGGTAGGGTCCCGCACTGCTACGTGCCGCCGGACGCGGCGCCGCACCGCACCGCCGGGGAGATCGGCGAGCTGGCCGCCGACATGGGCCCCGGGGACGCGCTGGTCCTCTTCCCCGAGGGCGGGAACTTCACCGAACACCGCAGGCAGCGGGCGATCCGCTGGCTTCGGCGCCACGGACGGGCCCGCGAGGCCGCGAAGACCGAGCGGCTGCGCCACGTGCTGCCGCCGAGGACCGACGGGACGCTGGCCGCCCTGGCCTCGGCCTCCGGCGCCGACGTGGTGTTCGTGGCCCACACCGGACTGGACGACATGGTCTCGGTCCGGACGCTGTACCGGGGCGTGCCGCTGCGGCGGACCGTCCGGGCGACCTGGTGGCGGGTCACCGCGGAGGAGGTCCCGGCCGGGACGGAGCAGCGGGCCGACTGGCTGCGGGCCCAGTGGGCCCGGGTCGACGCCTGGATCGACGCCTGGATCGACGCCCAGCCGTAG
- a CDS encoding SpoIIE family protein phosphatase produces the protein MPTRPGEPIDPDRPGAAPPRPRSEPQPGSRSESQPESESESESGDALGRLAVTVARLRRQVEEAHAAAGGRALVELAKGVLVERLHCGPYAAGRQLELLAETSGVSQLELAADIVNQAAQDELSAITGQLLAASDSRQPAPDLTHLRTAESGILAARDTQAVADSLLRYALAPLDATAVAVWAAGSDGSLRLAGSAGFAEAEAARWHYVPPGVATLARRALDERRTRWTRTLAESRLPSIGGRTTQQAGRVVVPAGTGGRLLGALEISWPGPLPPQTPQIQRQIEALAELCGHTLDSHQPRERAPGPSPLVELVDGLWDPAMVLQPELDADGAVRDFRIHHLNSHVADLAGRSHAALTGCSLLEAYPMSAQVGGVFEKLEHVHATGEPFRARRMAVTTLVDQVPLTVFGRVSITRHGHELALTWRVDDEATRLADLLQHAQRLGRIGGFEENLRTGEIIWNSQLFDLCGLLPTDAPVPVSQLAQHAHPDDATALGRFLRTLLHHRRPASTAFRMQRADGTARYIRVVAEPILGAREELLAVRGAFQDVSSQHWTEVALAATRDQLAHSEKQAVEQNRLTLQLQHAIMPPTTGPIDTLGLHIAVRYRPAEKDHMVGGDWYDIVTLPSGQVMLSVGDIAGHGIEAATSMVVLRNALRGLAATGAGPGALLGWLNTVAHFLTDNVTATAVCALYDPATRILRWARAGHLPPVLVRQGRAQALPMVKGILLGAVGEAQYEEGDVQLEPDDTLLIYTDGLIEQRDRSVQSSLDQLLATAQRSTTTLDDRLDYLLTHSSADTDDDTCVIGIQLAPTPEGDSFDWQVSPAQDG, from the coding sequence ATGCCCACCCGACCCGGTGAGCCGATCGACCCCGACCGCCCCGGCGCCGCCCCGCCCCGCCCCCGGTCCGAACCCCAGCCCGGATCCCGGTCCGAATCCCAGCCGGAGTCCGAGTCCGAATCCGAATCCGGGGACGCCCTGGGGCGCCTGGCGGTGACCGTCGCCCGGCTGCGCCGCCAGGTGGAGGAGGCGCACGCCGCCGCGGGCGGCCGGGCCCTGGTCGAGCTGGCCAAGGGCGTCCTGGTCGAGCGCCTGCACTGCGGACCGTACGCGGCCGGACGGCAGCTGGAGCTGCTCGCCGAGACCTCCGGCGTCTCGCAGCTGGAACTCGCCGCCGACATCGTCAACCAGGCCGCCCAGGACGAGCTGAGCGCGATCACCGGACAACTGCTCGCGGCCTCCGACAGCAGGCAGCCCGCCCCGGACCTCACCCACCTGCGCACCGCGGAGAGCGGCATCCTCGCGGCGCGGGACACCCAGGCGGTCGCCGACTCGCTGCTGCGCTACGCCCTGGCCCCGCTGGACGCCACCGCGGTCGCGGTCTGGGCCGCCGGCTCCGACGGCTCGCTGCGGCTGGCGGGCAGCGCGGGCTTCGCCGAGGCCGAGGCCGCCCGCTGGCACTACGTCCCACCGGGCGTCGCCACCCTGGCCCGCCGGGCCCTGGACGAACGCCGGACCCGGTGGACCCGCACCCTCGCCGAGTCCAGGCTGCCCAGCATCGGCGGCCGGACGACCCAGCAGGCCGGGCGGGTGGTGGTCCCGGCCGGTACCGGCGGCCGGTTGCTGGGCGCCCTGGAGATCAGCTGGCCCGGCCCGCTGCCGCCGCAGACCCCGCAGATCCAGCGCCAGATCGAGGCCCTCGCGGAGCTCTGCGGCCACACCCTGGACAGCCACCAGCCGCGGGAGCGCGCTCCCGGCCCGTCGCCGCTGGTGGAACTGGTCGACGGACTGTGGGACCCGGCCATGGTCCTCCAGCCGGAACTCGACGCCGACGGCGCGGTCCGCGACTTCCGCATCCACCACCTCAACAGCCACGTCGCCGACCTGGCCGGGCGCTCGCACGCGGCGCTGACCGGCTGCTCGCTGCTTGAGGCCTACCCGATGAGCGCCCAGGTCGGCGGCGTCTTCGAGAAGCTGGAGCACGTCCACGCCACCGGCGAGCCGTTCCGGGCCCGGCGGATGGCCGTCACCACGCTGGTCGACCAGGTCCCGCTGACCGTCTTCGGCAGAGTCAGCATCACCCGCCACGGCCACGAGCTGGCGCTCACCTGGCGGGTCGACGACGAGGCCACCCGCCTGGCCGACCTGCTCCAGCACGCCCAACGCCTGGGACGCATCGGGGGGTTCGAGGAGAACCTGCGGACCGGCGAGATCATCTGGAACAGCCAGCTGTTCGACCTGTGCGGGCTGCTCCCCACCGACGCGCCGGTGCCGGTCTCCCAGCTCGCGCAGCACGCCCACCCGGACGACGCGACCGCCCTGGGACGCTTCCTGCGGACCCTGCTGCACCACCGGCGTCCGGCCTCCACCGCCTTCCGGATGCAGCGCGCGGACGGCACCGCGCGCTACATCCGGGTCGTCGCCGAGCCCATCCTGGGCGCCCGGGAGGAACTGCTGGCGGTACGCGGTGCCTTCCAGGACGTCTCCTCCCAGCACTGGACCGAGGTGGCGCTCGCGGCCACCCGGGACCAGCTCGCGCACAGCGAGAAGCAGGCCGTCGAGCAGAACCGGCTCACCCTGCAGCTCCAGCACGCCATCATGCCGCCGACCACCGGCCCGATCGACACCCTCGGGCTGCACATCGCGGTGCGCTACCGCCCGGCCGAGAAGGACCACATGGTCGGCGGGGACTGGTACGACATCGTCACCCTCCCGTCCGGGCAGGTGATGCTCTCGGTCGGCGACATCGCCGGTCACGGCATCGAGGCCGCCACCTCGATGGTGGTGCTGCGCAACGCCCTGCGCGGCCTGGCCGCGACCGGCGCGGGTCCCGGGGCGCTGCTGGGCTGGCTGAACACGGTCGCCCACTTCCTCACCGACAACGTCACCGCCACCGCGGTCTGCGCCCTGTACGACCCGGCGACCCGGATCCTGCGCTGGGCCCGCGCGGGCCACCTGCCCCCGGTACTGGTCCGCCAGGGCCGGGCCCAGGCGCTGCCGATGGTGAAGGGCATCCTGCTGGGCGCGGTGGGCGAGGCCCAGTACGAGGAGGGCGACGTGCAGCTGGAGCCGGACGACACGCTGCTGATCTACACCGACGGCCTGATCGAGCAGCGCGACCGGTCGGTCCAGAGCTCCCTGGACCAGCTGCTGGCGACCGCGCAGCGCAGCACCACCACCCTCGACGACCGACTGGACTACCTGCTCACCCACAGCAGCGCCGACACCGACGACGACACCTGCGTGATCGGCATCCAACTCGCGCCGACCCCCGAGGGGGATAGTTTCGATTGGCAGGTTTCACCGGCCCAGGACGGGTAG
- a CDS encoding ATP-binding protein has product MEDRTPFPARRAVHPLSGGPGTVAAARGHAQEFFARCLPALTPAAMDDALLLVSELVTNAVRHAPGPCALLLTDDRQRLTVTVSDTSDAVPVGRPGDLEAGTGGFGWQLLHRLAQRVAVQVHEGGGKSVTAVLIPDTVRTDGTVRTIRTDRSANS; this is encoded by the coding sequence ATGGAAGACCGGACGCCGTTCCCCGCGCGGCGCGCCGTCCACCCGCTCAGCGGCGGCCCCGGGACCGTCGCCGCCGCTCGCGGGCACGCGCAGGAGTTCTTCGCGCGGTGCCTCCCGGCCCTCACCCCGGCCGCCATGGACGACGCGCTGCTGCTGGTCAGCGAGCTGGTGACGAACGCGGTCCGGCACGCTCCCGGCCCCTGCGCGCTGCTGCTGACGGACGACCGGCAGCGGCTGACCGTGACCGTCAGCGACACCAGCGACGCCGTGCCGGTCGGACGCCCCGGGGACCTGGAGGCCGGTACCGGCGGGTTCGGCTGGCAGCTGCTGCACCGACTGGCGCAGCGGGTGGCGGTCCAGGTGCACGAGGGCGGCGGCAAGTCCGTCACCGCGGTCCTGATCCCGGACACCGTCCGTACCGACGGCACCGTCCGCACCATCCGCACCGATCGGTCGGCGAACAGCTGA